In one window of Tenacibaculum mesophilum DNA:
- a CDS encoding endonuclease/exonuclease/phosphatase family protein translates to MARVLYWNIQQFGINKINNPSRKRQRGSSLSGQAASVNRRQYIMDTIVAHPPDILVIVETSTGGGAEGTLVTAGGSQGALDLLNRIRAALGVNWMLVPPLILGVGGVSEGISVYYNSANLNFSGPWGWQGGGNSSDSIANIGAPNLATYAAPWNNCLPAVAVPGGNINAGINSNRLAGQWLFTDNAMPPNRLQFPGVGNRPPYLTTFWEAANNRTIKLLSYHAPPNNVAAANGTNQLSNVREITNDLNADEVGIIVGDFNVNIFNAYFEPIAYNNLISFLPAGAGYTRAINPTANNGWPDKGYVFTHIKTSNKAKPWFTNGYPGYEYVGSNPNFQGYNSIDNILTRYGAAAGGPAANITIINRVTGSPYNRVMPTPGGAPAGHYVYATNMSQIPIGAPNAGLPVALPLPPNGPGGNGGIAPGTIGGLSQFKGWSNYGHIRSTSDHLPLIIDI, encoded by the coding sequence ATGGCAAGAGTACTCTATTGGAATATACAGCAGTTTGGTATTAATAAAATAAATAACCCAAGTAGAAAAAGGCAACGTGGAAGCTCTTTGTCAGGTCAAGCAGCATCTGTAAATAGAAGACAATATATTATGGATACTATTGTCGCCCATCCTCCAGATATTCTGGTAATAGTAGAGACTTCTACTGGAGGAGGAGCTGAAGGAACTCTTGTGACAGCAGGAGGTAGCCAAGGAGCTTTGGATTTATTAAATAGAATTAGAGCTGCACTTGGGGTAAACTGGATGCTAGTACCTCCTCTGATTCTTGGTGTAGGAGGTGTTTCAGAAGGAATATCTGTCTACTATAACAGTGCTAATCTTAATTTTAGTGGTCCGTGGGGTTGGCAAGGTGGAGGAAATTCGTCAGATTCTATAGCTAATATTGGAGCGCCAAATCTAGCGACCTACGCAGCTCCTTGGAACAATTGTTTACCTGCAGTAGCTGTTCCTGGAGGTAATATCAATGCAGGAATAAATTCTAATAGGTTAGCAGGGCAATGGCTTTTTACAGATAATGCAATGCCTCCGAATAGATTACAATTTCCTGGAGTTGGAAATCGACCACCATATTTAACAACATTTTGGGAGGCAGCTAATAATAGAACTATAAAATTATTGTCATATCATGCACCACCTAATAATGTAGCAGCAGCAAATGGTACAAATCAGCTTTCCAACGTAAGAGAAATAACAAATGATCTAAATGCAGACGAAGTAGGAATTATTGTAGGAGATTTTAATGTTAATATTTTCAATGCTTACTTTGAGCCTATAGCCTATAATAACCTCATTAGTTTTTTACCTGCAGGTGCAGGATATACTAGAGCCATAAATCCAACAGCTAATAACGGATGGCCAGATAAAGGGTATGTTTTTACACATATAAAAACTAGTAATAAAGCAAAACCTTGGTTTACGAATGGATATCCTGGATATGAATACGTTGGAAGTAATCCTAATTTTCAAGGCTATAATAGTATTGACAATATTTTAACTCGATATGGAGCTGCAGCAGGGGGACCCGCAGCAAACATAACCATAATTAATAGGGTTACTGGAAGCCCTTATAATAGGGTGATGCCAACTCCTGGAGGAGCTCCTGCAGGTCATTATGTATATGCTACAAATATGAGTCAAATACCAATTGGAGCACCAAATGCTGGATTACCTGTAGCGTTACCTCTTCCTCCTAATGGTCCGGGAGGAAATGGAGGGATAGCACCTGGAACTATTGGAGGCCTTAGCCAGTTTAAAGGATGGTCAAATTATGGTCATATAAGAAGTACCAGCGATCATCTTCCTTTAATTATAGATATATAA